A genomic window from Sulfurospirillum multivorans DSM 12446 includes:
- a CDS encoding ribonucleoside-diphosphate reductase subunit alpha: MLTVQKRNGRIEPLDISKIQKYTSSAIKGLDNVSQSELEVDAKIQFRDQITTEEIQKTLIKTAVDKIDIDRPNWTFVAARLFLYDLYHKVNGFTGYGSFAEYLDRGEKEGRIALGMKAKYDLNDLEAHLKPERDLQFTYLGIKTLHDRYLIKNRQGRPIELPQHMFMAIAMFLAQNELNSQDWAKKFYDVISKFEVMLATPTLSNARTTRHQLSSCYIGSTPDNIEGIFDSYKEMSLLSKFGGGIGWDWNLVRSMGGMIDGHKNAAGGVIPFLKITNDIAIAVDQLGTRKGAIAVYLEPWHMDISDFLDLKKNSGEERRRAHDLFPALWINDLFMKRVEANAMWTLFDPAEAGDLAEVYGEEFERRYTAYEQNDAISKEYVPAKELWKKILTSYFESGSPFLCFKDNANRANPNDHTGIIRSSNLCTEIFQNTAPNHYKIKIVYNDQSIDTYEESDLVKVDSGVTKEAKKVTALDSINGKDIFIVEKEMVEGKTAVCNLASVNLSLIHTKEDIERTVPIAIRMLDNVIDLNFYPHAKVKHTNLKSRAIGLGVMGEAQMLAEQHIAWGSYEHFSKIDEVMEAVSYNAILASSNLAIEKGMYPEFEGSKWSRGIFPIDTANEEAKKLVDRGGLFGYMYDWDSLREKVKKNGMRNGYLMAVAPTSSISILVGTTQTIEPVYKRKWFEENLSGMIPVVVPNLSPDTWNFYTPAYELDQRVLIKAGAIRQKWIDQGQSLNIFITLDKASGKYLNDIYMLGWKLGIKSTYYLRSQSPENKLEVADRSIECEGCQ; the protein is encoded by the coding sequence ATGTTAACCGTCCAAAAGCGTAATGGTCGCATTGAGCCACTAGATATCTCTAAAATTCAAAAATACACCAGCTCTGCCATCAAAGGTTTGGACAACGTCTCTCAAAGTGAACTTGAGGTTGATGCGAAGATTCAGTTTCGCGATCAAATTACCACGGAAGAGATTCAAAAGACATTGATCAAAACAGCAGTAGATAAGATCGATATTGATCGTCCCAACTGGACTTTTGTTGCCGCACGCCTGTTTTTGTATGATCTTTACCATAAAGTCAATGGCTTTACGGGTTATGGAAGCTTTGCTGAGTATCTGGATCGTGGTGAAAAAGAGGGACGTATCGCGCTTGGTATGAAAGCCAAATACGATCTTAACGACCTTGAAGCGCACCTCAAACCAGAACGCGATCTTCAATTTACCTATCTTGGGATTAAAACCCTTCACGATCGTTACCTTATTAAAAACAGACAAGGCAGGCCGATTGAATTGCCACAGCATATGTTTATGGCGATTGCAATGTTTTTAGCGCAAAATGAGCTGAACTCACAAGATTGGGCGAAAAAGTTTTACGATGTGATTAGTAAATTTGAAGTGATGCTCGCAACGCCAACACTGTCCAATGCAAGAACCACACGTCATCAACTCAGTTCCTGCTACATCGGAAGTACCCCTGATAATATCGAAGGTATTTTTGACTCTTACAAAGAGATGTCACTGCTGAGTAAATTTGGTGGCGGCATTGGTTGGGATTGGAACTTGGTTAGGTCAATGGGTGGCATGATTGATGGGCATAAAAATGCCGCAGGTGGCGTGATACCCTTTCTTAAAATCACCAATGACATCGCCATTGCCGTTGATCAACTCGGAACGCGTAAAGGTGCGATTGCGGTTTATTTGGAACCATGGCACATGGACATCTCTGACTTTTTAGACCTTAAGAAAAATTCGGGTGAAGAGAGACGTCGTGCACACGATCTTTTCCCAGCACTATGGATCAATGATCTCTTTATGAAACGTGTTGAAGCCAATGCGATGTGGACACTGTTTGATCCTGCTGAAGCAGGTGATCTTGCTGAAGTGTACGGCGAAGAGTTTGAGCGTCGTTACACTGCATATGAGCAAAACGATGCTATTTCTAAAGAGTATGTACCTGCAAAAGAGTTGTGGAAAAAAATCTTAACCAGTTACTTTGAAAGCGGCAGTCCGTTCCTCTGTTTCAAAGACAATGCCAATCGTGCTAACCCCAATGATCATACAGGTATCATTCGAAGCTCCAACTTATGCACCGAGATTTTTCAAAATACGGCACCGAATCATTATAAAATCAAGATTGTTTACAATGACCAGAGCATTGATACCTATGAAGAGAGCGACTTGGTCAAAGTCGATAGTGGCGTAACCAAAGAGGCGAAAAAAGTAACGGCGCTGGATAGCATCAATGGCAAAGATATTTTCATTGTTGAAAAAGAGATGGTTGAGGGAAAAACTGCCGTGTGTAACCTTGCCAGTGTCAATCTCTCACTGATTCATACCAAAGAAGATATTGAAAGAACCGTTCCAATTGCAATTCGCATGCTCGATAACGTGATTGATCTGAACTTCTACCCGCATGCCAAAGTCAAACACACCAACCTCAAATCACGTGCCATTGGGTTGGGCGTCATGGGCGAAGCCCAAATGCTGGCAGAACAACACATTGCGTGGGGAAGCTACGAGCACTTTAGCAAAATCGATGAAGTGATGGAAGCGGTGAGTTACAACGCTATTCTTGCCTCTTCCAATCTTGCGATTGAAAAAGGGATGTACCCTGAATTTGAAGGCTCTAAATGGAGCCGAGGTATTTTCCCAATCGACACTGCCAATGAAGAGGCAAAAAAATTGGTCGATCGTGGTGGACTGTTTGGTTACATGTACGACTGGGATAGTTTGAGAGAAAAAGTGAAAAAAAATGGTATGCGCAATGGCTATTTGATGGCCGTTGCCCCAACGAGTTCTATCTCCATTTTAGTGGGCACAACGCAAACGATAGAGCCTGTGTACAAACGTAAATGGTTTGAAGAGAATCTCTCTGGCATGATCCCTGTGGTCGTTCCAAACCTGAGTCCCGATACGTGGAATTTTTACACACCCGCTTACGAACTGGATCAAAGAGTGCTCATTAAAGCAGGTGCGATTCGTCAAAAATGGATCGATCAAGGGCAAAGCCTTAACATCTTTATCACCCTTGATAAAGCCAGCGGAAAGTACCTCAATGACATCTATATGCTTGGATGGAAACTCGGTATTAAATCGACCTATTACCTACGCTCTCAATCGCCTGAGAATAAGCTCGAAGTGGCAGATCGTAGCATTGAGTGCGAGGGTTGTCAATAA
- the purB gene encoding adenylosuccinate lyase has product MVERYAREEMKKHWTIEAKYDAWLRVEKAATKAWNKLGLIPDSDCEKIVKNAKFNIDRIDEIEKVTRHDVIAFLTSVADSLGEESRWVHYGMTSSDCIDTAVALQMRDSLHVIIEDVKTLMESLKTRAMEHKMTLMVGRSHGIHGEPITFGLVLAIWYEEIKRSLKNLENVMEVISVGQISGAMGNMAHSPIELEEYVCADLGLTPAPVSNQVIQRDRYAALMNALALLASSCEKIAVAVRHYQRTEVYECEEFFEKGQKGSSAMPHKRNPVLSENITGLCRMIRSYAIPAMENVALWHERDISHSSVERFILPDGFITTDFMLNRLNSVISKLVVYPDNMMRNLNLTGGLVFSQRILLELPLKNVSREDAYKIVQRNAMKVWEDLQHGKPALNSDGESLYLQNLLGDEDLRAKLDETEIRECFDYAYYTKNVDKIFQRVFK; this is encoded by the coding sequence ATGGTAGAGCGCTACGCACGAGAAGAGATGAAAAAGCATTGGACAATTGAGGCAAAATACGACGCATGGCTCAGAGTCGAAAAAGCCGCAACCAAAGCATGGAATAAATTAGGGCTCATTCCAGATAGTGATTGTGAGAAGATCGTTAAGAATGCCAAATTTAATATTGACCGCATTGATGAGATCGAAAAAGTAACACGACACGATGTTATCGCTTTTTTAACCAGCGTTGCGGACAGCCTTGGCGAAGAGAGCAGATGGGTGCATTATGGCATGACCAGTTCCGATTGTATCGATACCGCCGTTGCACTTCAGATGCGAGACTCTTTACATGTAATCATAGAAGATGTTAAAACATTGATGGAATCTTTAAAAACAAGAGCGATGGAACACAAGATGACCTTAATGGTCGGACGAAGTCACGGCATTCATGGTGAGCCTATTACCTTTGGTTTGGTGCTTGCTATTTGGTACGAAGAGATCAAACGCAGCCTCAAAAATCTTGAAAATGTTATGGAAGTGATTTCGGTAGGGCAGATCAGTGGCGCTATGGGAAATATGGCGCACTCTCCGATCGAACTTGAAGAGTATGTTTGTGCTGATCTTGGACTCACACCTGCTCCAGTTTCCAACCAAGTTATTCAGCGCGATCGTTATGCTGCTTTAATGAATGCACTCGCACTTTTAGCTTCCAGTTGTGAAAAAATTGCTGTGGCTGTTCGTCATTATCAACGCACCGAAGTGTATGAATGTGAAGAGTTCTTTGAAAAAGGGCAAAAAGGAAGCTCTGCAATGCCTCACAAGCGCAATCCCGTCCTCAGTGAGAACATTACGGGGCTTTGCCGTATGATACGATCCTACGCGATCCCAGCTATGGAAAATGTGGCATTATGGCATGAGCGCGACATCAGTCATAGCTCGGTTGAACGTTTTATCTTACCGGATGGGTTTATCACGACCGATTTCATGCTCAACCGACTCAATAGCGTTATCTCAAAACTGGTGGTTTATCCAGACAATATGATGCGCAACCTTAATCTTACGGGCGGTCTTGTTTTCTCTCAACGCATTTTACTTGAACTTCCACTCAAAAATGTATCACGCGAAGATGCCTACAAAATCGTTCAACGTAATGCGATGAAAGTCTGGGAAGATCTTCAACATGGAAAACCTGCTCTTAACAGTGATGGCGAAAGTTTGTACCTTCAAAACTTGCTAGGCGATGAAGACCTCAGAGCCAAACTGGACGAAACAGAAATCAGAGAGTGTTTTGACTATGCTTACTATACAAAAAATGTCGACAAAATCTTTCAAAGGGTGTTCAAATAA
- a CDS encoding RluA family pseudouridine synthase — MAYTLKKFVLEKPTLAFRFLMDTFEIRMGEAQKMIDKRRVFVEGEQLLKKSTVIVGNISVVVFEGESRGLAPVFETEDFAVFEKPSGVMMHPRKRSDGYTLNDEIKSLYGNDANAAHRIDKSTSGLVLVGKHKQAEIELKRLFATRQVQKSYLALVHGKMDDVLMIDEKLKRDVETSQIRLKVHVDERGKFSQTKITPLHYFKDKNATLVEAIPYTGRQHQIRVHLFHVKHHIVGDPIYGVEEEDAERFLDGTMCLDEQITLTHSSRLLLHAQTLAFEYKGIFYKIASQFDAKIEFYTLMKG; from the coding sequence TTGGCGTATACTTTGAAAAAGTTTGTTCTTGAAAAACCAACACTAGCCTTTCGTTTCTTGATGGATACCTTTGAGATTCGTATGGGTGAAGCACAAAAGATGATTGACAAACGACGTGTTTTTGTCGAAGGCGAACAGCTTCTGAAAAAATCAACAGTGATCGTAGGTAATATTAGTGTGGTCGTTTTTGAAGGCGAATCCAGAGGGTTGGCTCCTGTTTTTGAGACAGAAGATTTTGCTGTATTTGAAAAGCCCAGTGGCGTGATGATGCACCCACGAAAGCGCAGTGATGGTTATACACTCAATGATGAGATAAAATCATTGTATGGGAATGATGCCAATGCGGCGCATCGTATTGATAAAAGTACGAGCGGATTGGTTTTGGTTGGTAAACATAAACAAGCCGAAATTGAGCTCAAACGTCTTTTTGCCACGAGACAGGTTCAAAAAAGTTATTTGGCGTTGGTTCATGGGAAAATGGATGATGTGCTGATGATCGATGAAAAACTCAAACGCGATGTTGAAACCAGTCAAATTCGCCTCAAAGTCCATGTGGATGAGAGGGGCAAATTCTCTCAAACAAAAATAACCCCGCTCCACTATTTTAAAGATAAAAATGCCACGTTGGTTGAGGCGATTCCTTATACAGGTCGGCAACATCAAATCAGGGTGCATTTGTTCCACGTGAAACATCATATCGTTGGTGATCCCATTTATGGTGTTGAAGAAGAAGATGCTGAACGCTTTTTAGACGGCACAATGTGCCTTGATGAGCAAATCACCCTGACCCACAGTTCCCGTCTTCTTTTGCATGCACAAACCTTAGCATTTGAATATAAAGGGATTTTTTATAAGATAGCATCACAATTTGATGCTAAAATTGAATTTTACACATTGATGAAAGGTTAG
- a CDS encoding fumarylacetoacetate hydrolase family protein, with the protein MKTVVFDGIRVAPSKVVCIGRNYVEHIKELNNEVPTSMVLFMKPNAALSGELITGAQTPLHYEGEISFLIKQGKICAVAFGLDLTNRELQSELKAKGLPWERAKAFNGAAVMSSFVSIDESDVNKLSMQLWINGVLVQEGNIDLMIHKPLAVIAEINSFSTLIDNDIVMSGTPKGVGSYVKGDLFIGKIFIGDREIISQEWIAK; encoded by the coding sequence ATGAAAACAGTTGTTTTTGATGGTATACGCGTTGCCCCAAGCAAGGTTGTTTGTATTGGACGAAATTATGTTGAACATATCAAAGAGTTAAATAATGAGGTACCAACCTCGATGGTTCTTTTTATGAAGCCTAACGCAGCACTTAGTGGTGAGTTAATAACAGGTGCACAAACACCGCTGCATTATGAAGGTGAAATCTCTTTTTTAATCAAGCAAGGAAAGATCTGTGCTGTTGCTTTTGGACTCGATTTGACTAACCGTGAACTTCAGAGTGAGCTTAAGGCAAAAGGGTTGCCATGGGAGCGTGCAAAGGCTTTTAATGGTGCTGCTGTTATGAGTTCGTTTGTCAGTATTGATGAATCTGATGTCAACAAACTCTCGATGCAATTATGGATTAACGGTGTGTTAGTACAAGAAGGAAACATCGATCTGATGATTCACAAACCTTTGGCTGTTATTGCTGAGATTAACTCCTTTTCAACACTGATTGATAATGATATTGTAATGAGTGGAACACCAAAAGGGGTAGGGAGTTATGTCAAAGGAGATTTGTTTATTGGTAAGATTTTTATTGGTGATAGAGAAATCATTTCTCAGGAGTGGATAGCAAAATAA
- the rlmN gene encoding 23S rRNA (adenine(2503)-C(2))-methyltransferase RlmN has translation MEKQNIFDLSKEELSEVIKPAFRAKQIYQWLYQKYVNSFDEMKNLPKELKKQLNTHYYLDPLSIDKIEESRDGTKKYLFALKDGNTVESVLLPMKQEQTDEEGKLLHHTRYTICISSQVGCKIGCAFCLTGKSGFKRNLTAGEITTQILMIKRDNAIAENRRVNIVYMGMGEPLDNLANVSKAVRIFNDLDGLSISPRRQTISTSGLSAQIEKLGLMDLGVLLAISLHAVDDDLRQKLMPINKAYNIESIINAVKAFPIDARKRVMFEYLVMKGVNDDQKSAKKLVKLLHGIKSKVNLIYFNPHPGSEFGRPLEKDMVAFQQYLVDHGVLCTIRQSKGLDISAACGQLKDKEQKNDNA, from the coding sequence ATGGAAAAACAAAATATATTTGATCTCTCCAAAGAAGAGTTATCGGAAGTCATTAAACCTGCCTTTAGAGCAAAGCAAATTTACCAATGGCTGTATCAAAAATATGTGAATTCTTTTGATGAGATGAAAAATTTACCCAAAGAGCTCAAAAAGCAGCTCAATACACATTATTATCTTGATCCTCTTTCGATCGATAAAATTGAAGAGAGTAGAGATGGTACCAAGAAGTATCTCTTTGCGCTCAAAGATGGCAATACCGTCGAATCTGTTCTTCTTCCTATGAAACAAGAACAAACAGATGAAGAGGGAAAGTTACTTCACCATACACGCTACACGATCTGTATTTCTTCCCAAGTCGGATGTAAAATAGGCTGTGCCTTTTGTCTTACAGGGAAAAGTGGCTTTAAACGCAACCTAACTGCTGGAGAGATAACAACCCAGATTCTCATGATTAAAAGAGACAATGCTATTGCCGAAAACAGACGTGTTAATATCGTTTATATGGGGATGGGTGAACCATTGGACAATCTTGCTAACGTGAGTAAAGCGGTACGCATTTTTAACGATCTTGATGGTCTTTCCATCTCACCTCGTAGACAAACCATTTCTACCAGTGGACTGAGTGCGCAAATCGAAAAACTCGGCCTTATGGATTTAGGGGTACTGTTAGCTATTTCACTGCATGCAGTGGATGATGATCTTAGGCAAAAACTGATGCCCATCAATAAAGCCTATAATATTGAGTCCATTATCAACGCCGTCAAAGCATTCCCCATAGACGCACGTAAACGCGTCATGTTTGAATATTTGGTGATGAAAGGGGTAAACGATGACCAGAAGAGTGCAAAGAAGCTGGTGAAGCTCCTACACGGCATAAAATCGAAAGTTAATCTTATCTATTTTAACCCACATCCAGGAAGTGAATTTGGACGACCGCTAGAGAAAGATATGGTTGCATTTCAACAGTATCTTGTGGATCACGGAGTGCTTTGTACTATTCGTCAATCCAAAGGCTTAGACATTAGCGCCGCTTGTGGTCAACTTAAAGATAAGGAGCAAAAAAATGACAATGCTTGA
- a CDS encoding phosphorylase family protein: MILCAGRNETFDFAKPIGVGLIESAINLTKLVLEEKPAFLFFVGTAGSYGNHQPLDLIYSHRAANIELGYLQNQCYTPLQNQIEADTIYVSRGTNHSSPCVNSSNYITTDATLANEMLTKNIELENMEFFSIVSVANQFRIPCSGLFVVTNYCDENAHSDFIKNHAQAKALITLHVEKNMKI, translated from the coding sequence ATGATTCTCTGCGCGGGGCGAAATGAAACATTTGACTTTGCCAAACCTATTGGCGTTGGGCTGATAGAAAGTGCCATCAACCTTACAAAACTTGTGCTTGAGGAAAAACCTGCCTTTTTATTTTTTGTAGGTACTGCAGGAAGTTATGGGAACCATCAGCCACTTGATCTCATTTACAGTCATCGTGCCGCCAATATTGAACTTGGATATTTACAAAATCAATGTTATACCCCTTTACAAAACCAAATTGAAGCAGACACAATCTATGTTTCACGTGGAACAAATCATTCCTCTCCTTGTGTGAATTCAAGTAATTACATTACTACCGATGCAACGTTGGCAAATGAAATGCTTACAAAAAATATTGAACTAGAAAATATGGAGTTCTTTTCCATTGTGAGCGTTGCTAACCAATTTAGAATACCTTGTTCTGGACTTTTTGTTGTTACCAACTATTGCGATGAAAATGCACATAGTGATTTTATAAAAAATCATGCTCAAGCAAAAGCGCTAATCACTTTACATGTAGAAAAAAATATGAAAATTTGA
- the hisF gene encoding imidazole glycerol phosphate synthase subunit HisF, whose amino-acid sequence MEHFAKRIIPCLDVKNGRVVKGVNFVGLKDAGDPVEIAKRYNEEGADELTFLDITASHEGRGTIVEIVEKVAREVFIPLTVGGGIRTLDDIYSLLHVGCDKVSINSPAIANPHFIDESSKRFGSQCIVVAIDAKRTGDSWHVFINGGRIDTGIDALTWAKEVQERGAGEILLTSMDCDGAKNGYDIPLTSQMSGMLDIPVIASGGAGTMEHIKDAFLNGADAALAASIFHFKEIDIMDLKRYLRNEGIAVRL is encoded by the coding sequence ATGGAGCATTTTGCTAAGCGTATTATCCCTTGTCTGGATGTCAAAAATGGACGTGTTGTTAAGGGTGTTAATTTTGTTGGACTCAAAGATGCAGGCGATCCTGTTGAAATAGCAAAACGATACAACGAAGAAGGTGCAGATGAGCTCACATTTTTGGATATTACAGCGAGTCATGAAGGGCGTGGCACCATTGTTGAGATTGTTGAAAAAGTCGCACGTGAAGTTTTTATACCCCTAACCGTTGGTGGAGGGATTCGAACATTAGATGATATTTATAGCCTTTTACATGTAGGCTGTGATAAAGTAAGCATCAACTCTCCGGCAATTGCTAATCCTCATTTTATAGATGAGTCCTCCAAACGATTTGGGTCACAATGTATTGTTGTGGCAATTGATGCTAAACGCACAGGTGATTCGTGGCATGTCTTCATCAATGGCGGAAGAATTGATACAGGCATTGATGCGCTTACTTGGGCTAAAGAAGTTCAAGAAAGAGGCGCGGGAGAAATACTTTTAACCTCAATGGATTGCGACGGTGCAAAAAATGGCTATGATATTCCTCTTACTTCTCAAATGAGTGGCATGCTTGATATTCCTGTGATTGCCAGTGGTGGAGCAGGAACGATGGAGCATATTAAAGATGCGTTTTTAAATGGTGCTGATGCGGCTTTGGCTGCTTCTATCTTTCACTTCAAAGAGATTGATATTATGGATCTTAAACGTTACCTCAGAAATGAGGGGATTGCAGTACGGTTATGA